In the Ctenopharyngodon idella isolate HZGC_01 chromosome 4, HZGC01, whole genome shotgun sequence genome, one interval contains:
- the ost4 gene encoding dolichyl-diphosphooligosaccharide--protein glycosyltransferase subunit 4 yields MVTDVQLAIFANMLGVSLFLLVVLYHYVAVNNPKKLE; encoded by the coding sequence ATGGTGACGGACGTACAGCTGGCTATATTCGCCAACATGCTGGGCGTGTCGCTCTTCCTGCTGGTGGTTCTGTATCACTATGTGGCCGTGAACAACCCTAAGAAACTGGAGTGA